A region of the Arenibacter antarcticus genome:
CTTTAGGCAGGTGCTTATCGAAATATTTCTTCACCCTTATAAAATCCTCGTCGCTACGTACATAGCCTATTTTAAGCATTTGTCCGTATAATTGTAAGGAGAGGTTTGAAAGCTTACTAGTCATTACATTTTGTTCCGATAATTGCTTTGCCTGTACCGCAAGCTCATCTGCCCTATCGGGAATACTTCGGGTAATGTATTGGGTCTCAATAACTTTTTCCAGTTCCACAATCTCATAGGCTACGTTCTTCTCCTCATTTTCTATAGCAGTAGCCTTCGCCTTATCCAAAATTTTTAAACTTTGTTTATATAGGCCTTTTTGATAAAGTATAGTGGCGAAATCCAACTGCTCCCTTAACTGCACCCTTATGTTCTGGTTAACTGGATTTAGTCTAAGGCTCACTAGAATCTGTTTGTACAAATGTGCCTTAAGATTGGACAATTGGGCTTTTTTAACAATGCCATTTTCTAGTATTAACTTTTCATCATAGACCTTAATTTTGTCCAATAAATTAAATAGTGCCAAAAATTTCGCATCGGTATTAACGCCCAAGCGACCAACGTATAATTTAAACTGACGTTTTTCTGACTTTGAAAGCGATTTAACCAAAACAAATAACGCATCTTTATGAGCATTTGTCATCGTAATAAAAAAGGTTTATATGATTGATAATCAGTGTTTTAACTACTATAAAAAGTTCATCACCATTGTAAATATTCAATTTAATCCACAACGATGGAACCTAATGGTCCTATATTCGTATTGCGCCTATAAAATTACGTAAATATAATGAGCAAAGATAAGGTACATATATTTGATACAACGCTAAGGGATGGGGAACAAGTACCCGGATGTAAATTGGATACAGAGCAAAAATTAATCATAGCCGAGAGATTAGATCTTTTGGGAGTTGATGTAATTGAAGCTGGTTTTCCTATTTCCAGTCCAGGGGATTTTAATTCAGTTCATCAAATTTCTAAATTAGTTAAAAATGCTATAGTATGCGGGCTTACCCGTGCCGTTAAAAAAGATATTGAAGTAGCAGCCCAGGCCTTACAAATGGCAAAAAGACCAAGAATTCACACTGGGATTGGCACTTCAGATTCACATATTAAATTCAAGTTCAATTCCAATAAGGAGGCCATTATTGAAAGGGCCGTAGCTGCAGTAAAATACGCGAAGACCTTTGTGGAAGATGTGGAATTTTACGCAGAAGATGCCGGAAGAACAGATAACGAGTTTTTGGCAAGGGTTTGTGAAGCTGTGATAAAGGCTGGTGCAACCGTTTTAAACATTCCAGATACCACGGGATATTGTCTGCCAGATGAATATGGGGCAAAAATAAAATATTTAAAAGAGAACGTTACTGGTATACACAAAGCAATTCTATCTTGCCACTGCCATAATGATCTTGGATTGGCCACAGCCAACTCCATTGCAGGGGTCATTAACGGAGCCAGACAAATAGAATGCACCATCAATGGTATTGGTGAAAGGGCAGGGAATACTTCTTTGGAAGAGGTAGTAATGATTCTAAGACAGCATCCTACTCTAAATCTTGATACTAATATAAACAGTAAATTATTATATGATACCAGTCAAATGGTATCTCAAAAAATGGGTGTATTGGTACAGGCTAATAAAGCCATCGTTGGTGCCAATGCCTTTGCCCATAGTTCGGGAATCCATCAGGATGGGGTTATTAAAAATAGGGAAACCTACGAAATCATAAATCCAGCCGATGTTGGTGTCAACGAATCCTCCATTGTCCTAACAGCCAGAAGTGGAAGAGCAGCATTGGCATACCGTGCTAAAATTGTAGGTTATGAACTTACAAAAACCCAATTAGACCTAGTTTATCAAGAGTTTTTAAAGTTCGCTGACAGGCAAAAGGAAATTTTGGACAAGGACATCCATGACATTATTGTAAAAAGTGGTATTTCAATTGAAAGCATTGCATAAATGAATCTAAAAATTGCAGTTTTAGGGGGAGATGGAATTGGACCTGAGGTTTTGGCCCAGTCCATAAAATGTCTACGTGCCGTAGAGGAAACCTTCCACCATCATTTTACCTTTACGGAGGGAGACATAGGTGCCGTGGCCATGGAAAAATATGGTAAGCCCTTACCAGAAGCTACAACAGCACTCTGCAGGGCGTCAGACTCCATCCTTTTTGGTACTATTGGTACCCTAAAATACGATGAGAACCCTAGTGCCAAGGTACGTCCAGAACAGGGCCTACTTCAATTGAGACAAGAGCTGGAACTATTCGCCAACATTAGACCTGTAAAAGTCTTTCCTACACTGGTAAACAAATCGCCCTTAAAAAAGCATGTCATTTTCGGAACCGATTTCATTATCTATAGGGAGCTGACCGGAGGAATATATTTTGGGGAGAAAAAATTGAGCAAAGACGGTACCTTAGCTTCAGACCTATGTGAGTATTCCGAAAAAGAAATCAGTAGGATTGCCCATTTCGCATTTAAGGCCGCCAAAAATAGAAGAAAGAAATTAACCTTGGTAGACAAGGCTAACGTCTTGGAAACTTCTCGACTATGGCGTAAAGTAGTTTCCAAAATTGGGGAAAGTTATCCAGAGGTACAACTGGAATACCTTTTTGTGGATAATGCTGCCATGCAGATGATGCTACATCCAAATCATTTTGATGTTATATTAACGGATAATATGTTTGGGGACATCCTTTCTGACCAAGGGAGCGCAATATGTGGTACCAAAGGATTATTGCCTTCTGCCTCTATAGGGAACGATCATGCCATGTTTGAACCTTTTCACGGATCATACCCGCAAGCGGAAGGAAAGAACATTGCCAATCCTGTTGCCTCAATACTATCTACCGCAATGATGCTGAGTCATTTTGGATTACATGAGGAATCTAGGTCGGTTGTGACCGCTGTGGATAAATCTATGAGAAAACAAATAGTTACCCAGGATCTTAATGTCTCCAGCAAGTATGGCACCAATGAGGTAGGCGATTTTATCGCCGCAAACATCATAGATTCGGAAGATAATTACAATTACAATTACGAAAATATTGGACTGGGGAAATCTACCATTATATAAAATATTCCCCAAGCCCCCATTTTCTACTTTTCAGCCAATAATTGATCCATATAAGTGTAAAAATCTCTTTTAAAACTACTATAATGGTTCCCTGTAGCGGGACCATTAAATCCACTATGGATTTTCCTGACCACTCCTTTTCTATCCAACATTATTGTAGTGGGGTAGGATAGTATATGGTTTAACATTGGGAGTTTATCCTCGGCTAAGGATTTATCGGAACTAGCGTACTGTGCTAATAAAACGGGGTACTTCACGCCGATTCTTTTTACCAGTCTGTCAATCGCCTTAAAGGCCGCTTCCGGCGTTTTTGCGTATTCAAAGGCCAAAGCCACTACGCTGACATCCTTATTCTCATTGTCCTTCAAATATTCTACCAAAAATTTGGTTTCATCTAAACAATTGGGGCACCAGGTTCCCATAATTTGCACTACAACTACCTTATTCTCAAATTCTGGATCGTCTAGAGACACCATCTTTCCAGATGCATCAGGGAAGGAAAACTCCAACTTGTCATATCCCTTTTTTAAAAAGGTCACTCCAT
Encoded here:
- a CDS encoding 2-isopropylmalate synthase, which translates into the protein MSKDKVHIFDTTLRDGEQVPGCKLDTEQKLIIAERLDLLGVDVIEAGFPISSPGDFNSVHQISKLVKNAIVCGLTRAVKKDIEVAAQALQMAKRPRIHTGIGTSDSHIKFKFNSNKEAIIERAVAAVKYAKTFVEDVEFYAEDAGRTDNEFLARVCEAVIKAGATVLNIPDTTGYCLPDEYGAKIKYLKENVTGIHKAILSCHCHNDLGLATANSIAGVINGARQIECTINGIGERAGNTSLEEVVMILRQHPTLNLDTNINSKLLYDTSQMVSQKMGVLVQANKAIVGANAFAHSSGIHQDGVIKNRETYEIINPADVGVNESSIVLTARSGRAALAYRAKIVGYELTKTQLDLVYQEFLKFADRQKEILDKDIHDIIVKSGISIESIA
- the leuB gene encoding 3-isopropylmalate dehydrogenase, whose product is MNLKIAVLGGDGIGPEVLAQSIKCLRAVEETFHHHFTFTEGDIGAVAMEKYGKPLPEATTALCRASDSILFGTIGTLKYDENPSAKVRPEQGLLQLRQELELFANIRPVKVFPTLVNKSPLKKHVIFGTDFIIYRELTGGIYFGEKKLSKDGTLASDLCEYSEKEISRIAHFAFKAAKNRRKKLTLVDKANVLETSRLWRKVVSKIGESYPEVQLEYLFVDNAAMQMMLHPNHFDVILTDNMFGDILSDQGSAICGTKGLLPSASIGNDHAMFEPFHGSYPQAEGKNIANPVASILSTAMMLSHFGLHEESRSVVTAVDKSMRKQIVTQDLNVSSKYGTNEVGDFIAANIIDSEDNYNYNYENIGLGKSTII